The region GGATCGTTTTCGTTTGTTGCCAGAATCTTCCTGATGGCCGACAGATAAAGAATGTCCCTCTGAGAGGCGGGCCACACTCTCTGAAACgcaatgcaaacacaaacagctgcagaCCAGCGCTGAAAAAATGTGCAGCCTGTTTCCGTTAATATCCGTATATTGAGTCTGAATCTACCTTGTGCGTTTGGTAAACAATGATGGCATTATCGGAAAGTGTTTCCACAATGTTGAAATTGTCAATGGTGGctgagggagggaggaagaagCTCGTGTCAGCCAGGTCACAACATTGAAACCAGAGAAGCTAAACAGGAGTCGGCATGACAACCCTCCCTGTCGCTGCAGACTTACTTTCCCAGTCATTTCGAACATTTGTGTCCCAGAAGTAGTGGCAGACCTCATGTCCTGTTACGCCTTTGACAGCGTGAGTCGCTTTAAGAGGATCCAGGACGATGCCGTTCTCCTCCACTTCTCTCCTGTAAACCTTTTAGTGCCACATTTAGAGAAGGAGATACAGTTGTGTCAATATACAAACAGCAAAACCTAAACTAGAAATAGAACAACCCTATGTAACCGTTTTAGGCTGTGaattacttttttactcttgtaTTAAAGTTTGACATTAGGGAGTAGTTTGTTCACTTTTTCTTGAGAACACTTCTGTTactaatgaaaaaaagttgtgttaTAAGTCACAGCTTGCAACCAAGGGAAATGATTCATAGACCGCTTGTTGTCTCCTCTGTACCCACCTTCATCTCTCCTTCTTCTATTACCAGCTGCCAGTTGGCATCTCCACCCACGTCCTGAAGAGAATAAGTCATATGATTCTGCACCATCTCCTCCACCTGAGACACAGAGAGACATTTAATAAGCTCAGGTTAGACAATATTTTACATAACCTGCCTATTCTAGGCACAATTCAGCAAGAGTCAACCTATATTAAcccatttaaaacatttcagtcttgAACAATCGGCAGTGTGTGTGGGTTTGCAAACAGGAGAGTTGCTAACTTCATTCAACAGAAGGtgaaggtaattttatttatgtagcacattttcagctacaaggcaatacaaagtgctttacaggaattaaaagaaaatacaaacaaaataacaaaccaaaaaaaaaaagagcaaaagaagaaaaagctaataatgttgataaaagtaaataaactagatactcctattcagggttggtagataagtataaCTAAGTGTcatctggtctaattccttttctgggttggaaGATTAGGAATCTAAAAAGTAGctgctaaggtagtttttctgggtaccaagttctaatccctgttctgggttgctaaataagtgtaagtaagtatCTTGTGGACTTCtgggttggtagataagtatgagtaagtaagtatcctctggtctaacaAGTATTTTGGCCTATAAGCGATTCAAGAAATGTCGCCACAGAGgagaaaccaaataaaaatgagcCGACTGGTCCTGCCTGAAGGGAATCCTCAATATCCAAACAATGTCATTAAGCAACAGCAGCACACGTCCACTCAGCTGCATGCTCATGCcgtaaaacaggaaaaagatgGAAGGATGAGAAATGGCTCTAAATTAGGGGTTTTTCTCTAGATTCCAGCCATGCAGCTTTAAAACAACTTCCAGGAATAATGCCTGCTGGACCCTCAGGAAAGCCTTTGAGTTCAGGAATGTTTGTGTTCTGCAGgtgctttgctgtttttgtatttctgcaaaaaaataaagctttggCTAAAGAATTTCACTCCAATAGACTCCAGGCAGTACAGCTAATGTTTCCAGCATCCTGGATAGAGTTGTTATACAAGACATTCTCATGCTAGCTGCTCATGCTCTGTAAGAGTAGGAAAAAGGGAGACGGGTTCCTGCATCCAACTACAGGGGTCCACGATTTATGTGGCAGTACCTGAGAGCTGAATCTGTGAACGTCATCTGAGGCGGTGACTAGCTCAACTGAGGACACGGAGGAGGAATAGCTACGAGGCTGCTCAGCAGAGAGAtgtttgaaagagaaaagagagaggaggaagagcgaAGCAAGCAACTCGTTTAGAAACTGGAGAAGCAGAAGCTCTGGTGAAAATGTTAGGGAAGCTATCAGAGTAAGAACTTGAATATAATGTAGGAAAAGatatatttcagaaatttaGAAGTGAAATTTACTCATTACATAGATTCATTACACTCAGAGTGATTATTTCTGATAATTTGGGTGATTATGGTTTACAgataatgaacatttaaaaaatattatgtgcATTATATTCACTCAATACTTGGTTCAGGGCTCCTTTTGCTTTAATCATTGCATTAATGTGATCAGCCTGCAGCTGCGCTGAGGTATCAAGGAAACCCCAGTTGCTTTATTAGCCGCCTTCATCTCATCTTCTCGGCTCAGTGACGCCGTGGTCATTAAACCAAAGTCCTCCTgggaaataaaatcagaatctCCAATAATCTCTTCAGCAGGAGGAAGCATAAATGGTCTAATATGTTCTGATTGGCAGCTGCGCTGACTCCGGACTTGATGACACAAAGTGGACCAACACCTGCAGACGATGGTTCCACAGATAATCACTGACTTTGGAAACTTCACAGTGAATCAGAAGCAACTTCGATATTGTGCCTGTCCACTGGCCCTCCAGCATGTTGGACTttgatttctaaataaaatagaaaacccCGTTCTCACCCCACACTCCACCCACTTGACTCCAGCTGCAGTCCACACCTTGTGATTCTCCCACAAACTCTCAAGTGAGGTTTGCTTCCCAATCCTTGTAAGACTGCCGATATTCCTAACGCTTGTGCATCTTTTTTCCATcacacattttcctttcacttaacTTCCCATTAATATGCTTGGATACAGTACTCTCCAAACACCCAGCATCTTTAGAAAGGtcatttaattgtttatattGGATTTCTGCAATCTGCTAATGCTAAGAAACTGAGTTTGAAGGTTTTATTAGCTGGAAGCCACAATCAAAACAATTTACGTAAATAAGAGCAATATGTGACTCCATGTGTAATGAATCTCTACACAACAAGTTCCAATTTTGACATGTATTTCtagaataaatttaaaaaataactacattCAAGAAAGGGAAAGAGATTGACACACTGCATACACAGACTACTATAGACACTGGATTGACTAAACCAAGAAAATGTACTATAGAtactacaaaaaacaaaacattgcttACCTTGTCTGCAAATCGGTGTGTACTGATGGCGGAAAATACATCAGTAGGAGAAACAGGAGGCGGTCGCGGTGTCCTGACTTTCTCCGACTGGCACTGAAGCAAACAGCATTTCAGTTCAGCACAAGACCAGAGATGTTATACCTATATATGCACACTAAGCTGTAGCTTAAACTACAcatctttgttttctaaagATCAAAACAGAAGAAGCTGAAGGAAAAAGTCAGCTTTAAAGGGTTCCAGACTTCATCGCACCTGTTCTTCAATTTTATCCTGTCGGTCCAGCTCGGCTTCCACCGCGTCAAAAAATTCATCCTCATTGATCAAACTGTTGGGCCCCTCCTGCAACGAGCCAATGAGGACAGCTCAAAGCAAGATCCACCACGACAATCAAAAAGCACATCAATAAATCCCTCTGCTTTCATTCTTAAGCTGTTTCAGCTCCAGTGATCTTATCGCTTCACCTCATAGTCTGGGCCTCCATAGTGGGACTTTTTCTTCAGTTCGCTCATTGCACATCTGTAGGCATCTTCtaccctcctcctcttctccaaCTCCTGCTCACAAGCACAGGAACAAAGTGTGTTTGATGTGGCTGTAGCAAAAACACTCATCCTTGACTGCTTTAGTTCTTCAGATTAGAGAAGAAAAGTCTGGGATAAAAGGTGATGAAAATGTGGGTTTGGATGTCTCAAATTTAGCAAACATTGCAATATTCAGCTGCATTCTCACACCTACAGGTTTCTTCCTCGTCAGAAGTCGTTGAGAAAGAAGTTGTGTCAAGTTTCTTTCTGCTGCcaatcaattatttaaaatgaaaaagaaaaattttcctTAAGagtaagaaaacaataaaatgcactAAGTTCTGCACAGTTTACCCATATTGCAatgattacaaaaataatatattggttaaatgtaaacttaaatacataagaaaacaaaaaaagcagcagagTAAAGGCCAAAGTAAACTAGCCAATGTCATCAAGCAGGGTCCAAAGGAAGGTGTAGACATACAAAACCtgccacaaaataaacataagctGGACTGTTCCAGCTCTGTacaacaaccacacacacacacacacacccacgcacacacacacacacatagaaagAGACCTACTTTAAAGCTGGAAGTTTGTAAAGGTATCCATCTTTGTGTTTGGTGTTTGAGCAGCTCGGTGCTCCGCTGCTTTGAATGTTTCCACCAAGAAGTCAGTGAAGTCATTTTCTAAGATTCCTCTCAGAAGGAGTCCAAGCTGCGTTTCTCCCTTTAAATTCTTCTGATATCCAACTCCCCCTAACTCAGAAGGTCAGCTAGCCATCAAACTTGCAACCAAATGTATATTTGTGCTGGTTACACCTGACCGTAGATTAAGTGAGCTGCTTTTGAATTGTAGCTTTATGTGGCACGCCTTTAACACAAAGCGGGGGGAAAGAAACTGGTTTGACAAGCAGTGAGCTCTAGAGAGCGTACACTTAAAGGCACAGTGACATTTATATCACATGGAAAAGAAAGCTTTAAGTAACTTTTGTAGTCAACACTCATTCGctcaatttttatattttttaaaataattgcaataattgaatgattaatatttttaacacaCACTTGTCTGGATTGGATCATTTATGCTCACAGGAGGCAAGAAGCAATCCAAcaagaaactgttttttaagATCAATCATATTTCTgacaaaatttgaaagaaaaataatactaaaatgtggagataaagaaaataaagtgaaataatcaataTATAATTTGTTGGTTACGCAATGTGCAATACATGTACAccctttaattttttgtcacagAGCACtacttcaaaatgtaatttcaattgatttttttagtgCATAGCACTGAATACGTTTTCCCCACAGTacaacatggtggtggcagcaccatgctGAGGATGTTCTTCTTTAGAAGGGACAGAAAAGCTGCTTAGAACTGCTGGGAGGATAAAAGGttaaaactggaagaaaacctaTTAGAGGTTGAGGGGAAAGTTCATCTTCCAACAGGACATGGACTCTAAACATAcagtcagagctacaatggaatgaTTCAAGTGAAATCACATTATTAAGTTTGgttggcctagtcaaagtccaaaattCCTTCAATCAATTAGAGTTTGagacatttttgtaaattgaCATAACCGTAATAAAGTACTTGTTAGGGGgcacgccacacttttaagattattatatgtaaaaacataaaaccccccccccccccccccccccccaaaaaaaaacccacagactTCTTTCCAGTTATGCTCTAACTGGATTGGATCATTTAATCACGTCTATGtgattaaaatagaaaaagtgaaactattttttattactaataactttttaaaatctgcaaacaCTGTCAAACGTAAAGACCTgaaacacatttatgtttttcaaccACAATCGTCCCTGTACCTTGTCGAGTCTCTTCTGCCAGCTGTCTTCTCGTTTGACCATCAGCTCGATGCAGTGAGACAAAGTGGACAGGATGCCAGCAGTGGTGGCTTTAAAGGTGATGGCTTCTCCCTTGAAGTCAATCCCGTTAATAACTTTGGGACTGGCCGGAGAAAACACTGCACCAAACAGAAAAGGAGGACATATTCACATGTTATCCATTTATTGCACTAAAAGAAATATGCTTTTGCTGCTTGAGTGGATCCTtcaattaaatcagaaaaactcacatttctcTTTGCTGCCGTTGTTGTTGTGATTGTGTTCACCGTCAGGTCTTGTAGTGGTCAGAAattcatcttcatcttcctccacaactgaaaaggaaacaaaaataactttatgcAATGAGGCTTCATTTATATTTGGTTAGGTTattgaaaaaagcaacaacaacaaaaaaaacctcaggaCATTATTACTTTCTCAGATGTTTTGGGAACAAATTTGTGCTTTTCAAACAGATTTCAAGCTGCACCCTGCAGGTTTAATATAAAAAGGAATTCTGAAGATCATAAAAAAGGTTCTGCCTCAGAGATCAAACTAGCCACAAAACGTCCTGTAAGCAGATATCGATTTTTCCTTTCTCAGCGAGCCACTTCAACCACTCTTCTTCAACTCTAATGCTGCATTAAACAAGAAGCTGCCATCAATAAATGCTTTCCTTCGCCAGTAAAACCAAAGGTTGAAACCCGATGTGCAGTTCTGAAAACGTGACCATTACTCTTAAAAAATTGTTCTGGTGTAATATAAGCCAAACATTACCTCTGTCTCTCTGAAATTCATCTTTGGAAACCGCATCACCACAGGAGTCAAAATACTTTTGAAGAGTGTCCACCTGTCGGCACAGAATGTCCCGGAAAGTTTCCATTTCTGCGAGCTTCTCGCGCAGCCTGTGGCCCTTCTGAGCAGAGAGAGGATGACATTCAGTTCAGTTGGACTTTTTTTGCAGGAGATAAGCAGTTTAATCCATGCTGCAAAACTTCAACctgacattaaaatgtaattatttaggTTTATTTAGTTAAATCAGGTGTTTTATTTGTAGACACTACAGTTTTCATAGCCTGAAAATACAAGACCTGATCAATGACTAATGTTTTTACCTTGAAGGAGGATGTGGAAGTGGAAGACAAGGCACTAGCAGCTGAAGTGAGAGACAACATGGAACCATGACGCCTCAGACTCGTTTCTGAACCGTATCCAGACTCAGCCTGCGGACACAAGTGAACGGAAATCAAAGAGAGGCAACAATGAAAGTAGAAGAAatcaaagaaaatcaaacaatagCTTTAGTCAACCTACAAAACTCGGGCTTCaacctacaaaaacaaaacactgatgcACAACAAAACGCTACAGGACACAAAGACAGCACAGTGGTTCAGAACATTGAATAACACTGGATCAACGCAGCAAATTTTCCTTTGATCAGGAACAAGTTCTTTAACAAACAGAGTAGGACAAATCGTATAATcccttcattttcttttgggtAAAAGTTCCCACCTCAAAGACCCTGTccaacattttttcccccttttatGAGTCTCCTTAGATGTGAATCAGTTTAAATGAAGAATCAGCAGGTCGAACCTCAAACATCAGCCCGTTAAAATcctgatcggtgcatctctcTTTACAAACACTGTCAAAGAAAACCAGTTGAAGggtgaaaaatcaaaaatacacatgaacacaatacaaaaacagaaataaaaaataccttaATGAGGAAAGATTAAACATGcgagtgtaaaacaaaaaagggttTGTTTAATTATAACATTCTCACAAGTTTTATAAAACTATAAACCAATTTAATTAATGCtgtcatatttaatattaacACAAGACTATATTATAATGAGTAAATTACAGccataataataaattattattattacaacccaaataaatttttaaagttaaatagtTGGGATTATGATGAATCagtttttaatagaaataaatactttattactAGCCAAGTTACAAAACCATCAAGGTCTACTCTGGTTTctcattaaacattttaagagacaagtttttcttttcctaatgCAGCGTCTTATGTAGCAACTTTTTATGTAGTGACATGTGTGTTGTATATCTGACCATTATCTAAAGTAGGGCGGCTAAATTTTCTGCTTTAGGTCAACATTTTCTTGAGAACTCGTTGGCTTAATATAAAAACTGGACCCCAAGAGAGCACTGTACTGGAAAACAGATCTATGACCAGTCATATGGGAGTAGCTGCGGGGGCATTTGTCCCATTAACTGGCCGTCATTGAAATAGGCAACGCCTCCGACTGCCGGCTCAGCACAGGAACAGAAGTTTTATTACAGATATCATTTATTCGCcaaataaatgtctgtttgtCCCACTAGCAGCTGCGAAACAGAGGCAGTGAAGTCATGAGCCGAGAACAGAGTGAATAACTAAAACTCACACCTGTGCACAAGCAGTATCAACTGTGAAATGTTGAACATGTGAATCAGGATGCAAACATGCGGAGGGAGGATTTCTGTCTTAAGGTATTTGCTCAGGTTTAGTCACAGCTTAAGAGTCCAATTTTCTCTTGATTACAAAATCAGCTAAAAGCTGTGAGCTGGTTCTGTTGGCCAATGGGAACGAATCAAGGAGGTATTCTTAAAATCAGTGACTAAACTGAAGGAGAGTCAGTCGACGATACTGAGAGACACCACATACTCGGGCTTCAGCTGCAGTTTCTCCTATTGCAACAGAGTGACACAGTAAGGAAACtgacataaaatacaaatcaaagAAACAACATCCGGAGTTCATTATGGACCAAACAAAcgggtttcctccagaaaaagGAAGCTTCTGGTTGCTGTGAAACTAAGATGTTTCTGCAGGACACTTCATGATACacggaaacatttttaaaccacaaaaattaaaatataaacacaacaaaTCATTCCAGAAGATCCAGTACTGGGATGAGTGCAagcatttaaaattcaaaactcAGTGAGTGCctctttaaactgaaatgacGGACTTCATGATTAAATACACGTTTCTGGAATCCACAGAAAAAGCCCACGTAACTGAACAACCACATGTTGTGCTCATTTTTTGCAACATATTatataatcagaaaaaaagacactCTTCATTAGACCAACGAAGTGAAACAGCAGTCAGGCTGTGAGACAGAAGTGTTTGCATTTCAAATGTCAGTCGTGATTGTCAAGTTAACCTGACCTGTGGTTTCAGGTGCCACGCCCGATCCACAGATATCAATAAGGTAATTGTAAATAAGATTATTTGTGCTTAGTCAGCACTGATAATAGGCCCTGTTCATATTTTATGCCGCTTGCTACTGATGTGAAAATATATAgcagcaaataaaattttatgtcaGCTAATTTTAGAACTATAAGCTCAGAtagaaaaattctgaaaaatacatttaaaaattgttttaatttgagaCCATTTATTCAGCGAAGGAAGAAAATTCACATTATGAATTGCTTTTACAGAATCAGTTGTGGTAGAGTTATTGACATTCTTAGCAActgatctaaaataaaatgaaatgaaagtatgaatttttttattcatacttTTTAAGGCCAAGCGGAGtttcaagaacattttattaataaaaccaaagactttttatttctcttccaaAAGTCCTGAGATGATGCAGCCCTTTTAGGTCATGGTTCCACATGGTTCCAATAATCACACAACCACAATCCCAGCACTATGGATCATTTTGTCCTGTCACATCATGCAAGGCGATCCACTGAGATCCTGTGTGCTTTGAGACAACGCAGCAGAATTGAGCAACCAAAGGGGTGTGGCTTTCCACTCACCAaaacatttgttatttaaatgaAAGGTCACTATGCACCATTATCGACATGTTATCTGCATCAAATTCTGCTGATCAACACGGTTATGAAATCAGACGGGCTCTAAGAACATGAAGTGCCTCTGCTCCATGCCCACTGCAGACCGCTATTGCTTCTTCAGATGTGCTTTTCTTTGTaacacagataaataaaaatctagtgGGCTTAATTAGACTAAATATGAGTCGCCATCAGATGTTTCAGTAAGATAACGATCCAAATCACTTGCACTTATGAATGTGATAATGcttaaaaagttaaatccaTGAAGAAAATTCCTCAATGTATAGTAAAACTCCACTCAGCACCAAAACATTGAACGCTGTTTGACAGAAAGCACAGACTGCCATTTTAATGCACCTGCTCAGCTGCATGACAACCATGCAAACTGAGCACCCGTTCATACACCATATTTGAAATGGGATCTTGTGGTTTTACAAGTTAAATGAGTGATCAGAGGGTgtacagtcacacacacacgcacaacaGCAACTTCTGACCTGGGTATATTGCTGCTTGAGAAATATCCACATCGTGTACTACAAGCTTCATCAACTACAAGCGTTGTGCGGGCGCTCTGTACAGCAGAACCTGGATTCATGTCAAAA is a window of Xiphophorus hellerii strain 12219 chromosome 12, Xiphophorus_hellerii-4.1, whole genome shotgun sequence DNA encoding:
- the LOC116729408 gene encoding LOW QUALITY PROTEIN: ceramide transfer protein (The sequence of the model RefSeq protein was modified relative to this genomic sequence to represent the inferred CDS: deleted 1 base in 1 codon) is translated as MSEKSSSSGSDEDVDPESGQPVEFGGVLSKWTNYIHGWQDRWVVLKNNTLSYYKSEDEREYGCRGSLCLSKAVITPHEFDECRFDISVNDSVWYLRAEDPEHRQEWIESIELHKAESGYGSETSLRRHGSMLSLTSAASALSSTSTSSFKKGHRLREKLAEMETFRDILCRQVDTLQKYFDSCGDAVSKDEFQRDRVVEEDEDEFLTTTRPDGEHNHNNNGSKEKLFSPASPKVINGIDFKGEAITFKATTAGILSTLSHCIELMVKREDSWQKRLDKELEKRRRVEDAYRCAMSELKKKSHYGGPDYEEGPNSLINEDEFFDAVEAELDRQDKIEEQCQSEKVRTPRPPPVSPTDVFSAISTHRFADKPRSYSSSVSSVELVTASDDVHRFSSQVEEMVQNHMTYSLQDVGGDANWQLVIEEGEMKVYRREVEENGIVLDPLKATHAVKGVTGHEVCHYFWDTNVRNDWETTIDNFNIVETLSDNAIIVYQTHKRVWPASQRDILYLSAIRKILATNENDPDTWLVCNFSVDHDKAPPTNRCVRAKINVAMICQTLVSPPEGDKEISRDNILCKITYVANVNPGGWAPASVLRAVAKREYPKFLKRFTSYVQEKTAGNPILF